The sequence below is a genomic window from Sorangiineae bacterium MSr12523.
GACGGGGTTGCCGTCGCGCCGGCCGATGCTTGCGGAGGAGCGTGGGGCAAATACTTTGCGGCCAGCGTCCCCAGAATGCCGACGGCGAGCATGAGGCACACGCCGAAGATGCAGAGCATCAGAATGACGCGGCCCTTCGTGCGGGGGACGCCGCGCGGCACCTCGGAGATACTTGCGTGCATGGGCGGCGAGACCGCCGCGGTCACGCTGCGACTCGTGGGATCGGTGCCTACGTCCACCACGACCAACGGTTCGATCGGACGTGGCGCTTGCCCCTGGGCCGGCATCACGATGGCCGCATGCGAGGCCCCATCCCGCCCGCGCGACTCGGCCACGTGCGCGATCGGCGTTTGGGCGCTGCGGTCCTTCTCCAGGCCACGCACCAAGTCGTCCGGGTCGGGCGGCGGGGCGGGGATCCTCCCCAACGCGCCCGTTGAAGGCGCCCCCGATTTCGGGGTGAGCGGCGCAGGCGCCGTAATGGCATTCTCGACGAAGGGATCCGAAACGGGCCCGCTCGCGGGACCGACCAATGGCAGCTCCAGAGGAATGGGCTCGGTGTTGTGGTGAATGACTCCGCCGAGCCCCGGCACCGTCATGTTCACGCTCGGCCGCTTGGACTCGGGCATGTCCGATGAAAGCGGCGCGTCTGGCACCGTCGCATTGAAGTCCACGATGTCGGGCAGAACACGCGGCAGCCGAAAATCGTCATGGACGCCCGCGGGTGGCGCCACGCCGGGAACGGTCGCGTTCGACACGGAAGGGCGCTGGCGCGCGAACGGAACCGGGCTCATACGCGGGCCCCGGAGGCTTGCCGGCGGCGGCGGAGTCGGCCGCCCGCCCTCTTGAAAGGGAGGCGCCGGTCCGGATACCACGGTGGCGTTGGCCCCGGCGAGGCGAGCGTGGGGGGGGCGCGGATCAGGGCCGCGGGAATCGGGAGAAGACGGCGCCGCCGTTCCTGCCCCAGGCCCGGCTTGGGGGGCCGATCCTGAAGCGTTGGACGCCGGCGGATCTTGCTCGAATGGCAAGCGAGAATTCGCAGGATCGGTGTTGCTATCGTTCATCGGACCTGACCGCTGGTCCCGCTGCTGGATAGAACGAGACGATTCGCAGCGTAGCGCATTTCGATGGTAGAGCGAAAAGGCAGAGCGCAGGGCCCGAGGCGTTTCTGGCTTGGTGTCGTGCGGGATCACAGGTGGGGGCGCAAGCTAATCGTCCGCGCGGCGTGGCGCGTTGTCGCCAATGATGCAAATCGGCCTGGCAACCGCAACTTGCCGACTCTCAAGGACATTTCTTCAACGGCACAAAATGACGAATGCCGCGCGCAGAGCGATCCGCGCGCGGCATTCCTACGAATTGACGGCCGTTGGGCTTATTCCTTGTCCAACTTGCCGACGAGGGACAGCGTGAAGAAGGCGCCCATGTAGCGGAAGTGCGGGCGAATCTTCATGCTGACACGGTACCAACCCGCGTTGCCTTCGACATCGGTCACCTTGATTTCGGCCTGACGGAGCGGACGCTTGCCGCGCACGGCCGGGGTGATCGAATCCATGTCGGCGACGTACTGCTTGATCCACGAATTGAGCTCGTTCTCGAGATCACCGCGCTCCTTCGCCGTGCCGATTTGCTCGCGCTGAATGACCTTCAGGTAGTGAGCAATGCGATTGGCGACGAAGAGATACGGAAGCTGGGTACCAAGGCGGTAATTGAGCTCGGCGTCCTTGCCCTCGGGCGATTGGCCGAAGGTCTTCGGCTTCTGCACGCTGTTCGCCGAGAAGAATGCCGCGTTGTCGCTGTCCTTGCGGGCGACGAGGGAGATGAAGCCCTCCTCGCTGAGCTCGAACTCGCGGCGCTCGCTGATGAGCACCTCGGTCGGGATCTTCGTCTGCACCTCGCCCATGGCCTCGTACTGGTGCAGCGGCAGGTTGTCGACCGTGCCGCCGGCCTGCGGGCCGACGATGTTCGGGCACCAGCGGTACTTGGCGAAGCTGTCGCCCACGCGCGTGGCGAGCGCGTAGGTGGCATTGCCCCAGAGGTACGCGGTGTGATTGCCAACGACGTCCTCCGAGTAATCGAACGCCTTCGTCGGGGCCGTGTTGGCGCCGTACGGGAGACGCAGGAGGAAGTTCGGCAACAGCAGCGCGACGTAGCGCGCGTCTTCCGACTCGCGGAACGCTTGCCACTTCGTGTACTGCGGGCCCTCGAAGAGCGACTTCAGGTCCTTCAGGTTCGGCAGATTGAGGTAGTTCTTCTCACCGAAGAACTGCGGACCCGCCGCGCCGAAGAAAGGTGCGTGCGCCATCGCCGACACGGCGCCGACCTTCTGCAGAAGGGCAACGTCTTGCGGGCCGGGGCCGAACACGTAATTCGAAAAGATGGCGCCGTACGGCCGGCCACCGAAGGTGCCGTATTCCGCCGTGTACGCGATCTTGTAAAGGCCGCTCTTGGTGACCTCGGGAGCATCTTCGAAGTCCGTGATCAAGTCTTCCTTCGAGACGTTGAGCACTTCGACCTTGATGTTCTCGCGGAAGTCGGTGCGATCGACGACGAACTTCAACCCGCGCCAGGCCGACTCCAGCTTCTGGAAGTCCGGGTGGTGCAGGATGTGATCGATCTGCTTCGACAGCTTGGAGTCGAGCTCGGCGATCATCGCGTCGACGAAGGCCTTGTCGACTTTTTCGGTGGCGTGGCCCGGGGTGAGGAGCTCGCCGATGAGGGCGCGGATGCCGCGCTTGGCGACGTCGTAGCCGTCGTCCGTCGGGGTGAGCTTCGTCTCGAGCAGGATCTCATCCAGCAGGGAGCCGCCCTGCTCGGTGGTGGTGGTCGCTGCTGCGCCTTGATTCTCCAATTCGTTCGCCATGATCAACCCTCACCCTTCCCAACACCGACTTCACTGAGGAGCTTTTCACGCGCCGTGACATCGCCGATGAGTGCCTGAATCTTCTTGCGGAATGCGGGCACGTTGCCGAGCGGGCCTTTGAGCGCGGTGAGCGCGCGGCGCAACTCGAGGAGCTGACGCAGCTCCGGAACGCGCTCGGCGACGGCCTCCGGGCCGAAGTCGGTCAGGCGCTTGAATTGCAGATTGACCGCCAGTTCGGCCTTCTCCTGCCCCTCGACGAGCGTGTTGGGGACGTTGAGCGAGAGCTGCAGGTTGTGCTCTGCAAGGACGCTCTGGAAATTGTCCTTGTCGATGCTGATCGGCTTTCGATCCTCGAGGGGCCGCTCGTCAGCGCGACCGGTGTAGTCGCCAACGAACAACATCTTCAGCGGGAGCTCCACCTCCGCTTGTGCGTCCCCCGTCGAGGGCTTGTACGTAATGTTGACGCGCTCCTGCGGAGCGACGCTTCCCTCTTTGGCCATCGGTAAACTCCCTTTCTTCCTCTACGCGTTCAGTGCCGAACTACGGCTGCGATGTCGCCCAAGGCCCCGCTTTGGGGGCCGTACTTGACTATGAAGCGCGCAAGCGCAGCGCGGCTTCCGGATCCAGTTTCAGTAAACGACGAAAAAGCTGGCTCTCTCTTTCATCGACCGCCCCCTCGTCGCGGTTGCGTGCCTGCAGAGCACGCAAACAATTTGCGAGAGCGTCGGCAGCAAGTGCCGGCTCCCATGCTTCCAACGTGTCGGTGACCTCCGGCAGGAGAAGCTCTGCGAGGTCTTGCGCCAGATCGTAGCGCTCTTTGTCGAGGGCCACCTTGGCAACTTCGAGCCTGCCCACGAAACGGCTTCGCATGTCGCTTCGTTCCCCTGCGCGAAGCACTTTGGCGATGGCCACGTCGCTTCCTTCGCCGATGCCGCCGAGGGCCTCGACGACGGCGGATGCGATCTCCGCACCTTTGCCACCACCGAGCGCGCCGCCTGCACCGGGGGCGCCCCAACGTGCACGCTCACCCGCGAGCCACTCGCGCGTTTCCGGCGAGGCGAAGGGCATCTCGTCGGAAAACTCGAGCTCCTCCAACTTGGGCATCCGCGTGAGGAACGCGACGACCTCGCGCCCCACCGTGTCGCGTGCGTCGGTCCGTTCGAGCTTCTCCAGCGCAATCGCCGAGTAGCGGTGCACGTCGAGCCAGAACGGGTTGGATGCGAGCGCGGTCTCCGCCGCCTCCACGAGCGCCTGCCAGTTCGACGCCTCGAAGTAGCTCGATAAATTGCTCCAATCGTCGCCGGGGGCGGAACGCGCGTAGGTCTTCTTGCCCTTGTCGATCTCGGGCGGCCCGTCGATGGTGAGCCACGTGGCCACCCGCAGAAGCCGGAATGGCCAAGGATCTGCCGGCGCCGTTGCGCGTGCGGCTTTCGCCAACTCGAGAAGGCCTTCTTGCCATTTCGAAGCGGCGTCTTGCAGCTCCTCGAGCGAGCCGCCCGTGGGCACCGCCGCCGGCGCAGATGGGACGGAAACGGAGACCGCCTGCACCGCCTGCGCGACCGCAGCAACCTGCGCGACCGCAGCGACTTGCGCGACAGGGACCGCGGACGTTCCATTCGTACCGTTCGTGCTGGGCTCGGGGGCGGCCACCGGCGCCTGTACCTGCACCGGGGCCTCCACCTTCGGCGGCGGGGGTGGCGGAGGAGCCGGCAACGCGCGAACCTTCTCACGAACGACGATGCGGAACCGCCCGACGCCGGGGTTCAAGTCCCCGAGCTTCGCGCCCAGCTTTTCATCGAGCTCCGAGACCAGCGTTTCCAGCGCCTTCAGCGCATCGGCGTCGGCCGCCGACACCGCGCGTGCGGTGAAGATGCCCTCCAGCGTCTCCCACAGCCACGAGAGCACACCGGCGCGGGCGCGGGCGCGCTTCAGCGGCGGGAACATGTTGTCCCAGAAGCCGTCGACCAAGGCCTGCATCGCGAAGAGGCCCTCGACCACGCCGCGCCACCCTTCGCGCTGCGCCTTGGCCACCGTGAGCCAGCCGGCGAGGCGGAAGTCCTTCGTGCGCTCGGAGAGCATGCGCGAGGCGTCGTCCGCGACGAGCATCCAATCGACGCTTCCGCCGGCCAGGTTGGAGAGCTTCTCGATCTCGGCGGCCACCCGCTCGAACTCGGGGTCGTACGATAGATCGCTCCCGGTGGGCGCCCCCGAAAGCGGGTTCGCATACGGCGCGGTGCGGGTGCGGATCTCTTCGTCGAAGGTGGTCATTGGAGCGTTTGCGCTTCGGTGCCGTACAGGGAGAGCTGTACGGTCGAGGGATCGATGGGAAGGTAGATGGCGACACCGCCGGTCGTGAGGATCTCACGCCAGTAGTCGCTCGCCTTTTCTATACGGAAAAAGAGGACCCCCGGCTTAACTGGAAGCGCCGCCGGAACACGATATTCGTGCGCGATGCGTGCCCCGGAGACGGCAGAGTGCATGAGCGACTCGATGCGCGCCGTCGAAGCGATCTTCGCGAGGCGCGGAACGTGCTCGCGGATCTGCGGCTCGGAGATGTTTCCCGTGCCGCTCACGGCGAGGAAGTAGTCGTACGGCAGCGACGCGGGGTCGCGGAACTCGCCCGTGTACAGCCCGCGCTCGTGCACCTTGAGCGGTACGGTGACGTAGCGCTCGGCAATCACGGTATCGAGCAGCTTCAGGACGCGGTTGAACATCACGTCGAAGACGTCGCCGAGCCCGAGGTGGTTGTACTTGGGGATGCTCGTCGGATCGGCCTCCGCATCGAAGGTGCCGAGCATGCCGAGGAGCTGCGCGAGCGCGCTGTGGGCCTCGCGCGGGGGTGTCTCCGGCTTGTCGACGATCTCCGCGATCATCGGGATGGTCTGGTTGAGCGTGTGCAGGAGCCAGAACTTGGCCGCATCTTGCGCTTGGAAGTCGACCACGGACGCCGAGCGAAGGCGGCGGCTCTGCGCAAGGCTCTGTTGCTTGGCGATCATCGTGGCGAGCACGCGCCGGAAGCCGTCGGCCAGGTAGCGCGAGGCGCCCACACGAAGCACCGGCGGGATGAAGGTGTCGCGCAGCGCGACCGCCCCCGAGGCGGAACGCACGAGCTCTGCGACGGGAAGTGCGTCGAAGCGATCGAGCGGCTCTGCGCCGAACGCGAGACGCGCGTTGTGGCGAACCCACCCGACGGGCCTTTCTTCCTTGGCGGTCGCGCTATCGAGCTCGCGCGCCTCGGCCGCGATGAATCGACTCATGGCCGCCGGATCTCCGCTGAAGTCGACCGCGGCGGTGGAGCCGTCTTCGCGCGAGAGGGCGACGTAGACGGTGAGGTTCTTCCCGGTGAACGCGTCGATGGGACGCGATGGGAGAACGTCATCCACCTGCCCGTCGCCCACCATGAGGGGCGTGCCATCGGGCAAGATGGCATCGAGCCGCGAGACGCGGAGTTGTCCAGCGCGAAGCGCAGCTTCGTCGATCTCGAGCTCGACGACGCCCCACGCATACGGCAACACCGACTCGAGCCGCGTGGCCAGGAGCCGCTCGTGGTAGCGGTCCTGCGCCTGCAGATGGTGTTGCGCTAAAAAGAGTCCCTTGGTCCAGAGCGGCTTACGCGGTTTCATCCCGCCTTCCGAGATTTCAGAGGATCACCGGCAACGAAAGAGAACAAACGATTGGTCGACTACGCTACAGAAATTGTTGGCTGTACTGCAACGCCTACGAGGTCAATGCATGAAGCACATCCGCGAAGCTGGAATGCGCGTCGCGAAAGGCCCCCCCAACCCATTGGGTGAGGTGGGGAGCATGATGGGCTGCTTGGGTTCCATCGACCGGAACGAGCGTTTCGTTGTCCGAATCTGGCATCCATAATTCGGCCAAGGTCGTCTGCGGAACATCCCCGAAGTGAACGAGAAGGGCGCGCGTTTGCATGGACCAGAAACATGCCGGC
It includes:
- the tssC gene encoding type VI secretion system contractile sheath large subunit produces the protein MANELENQGAAATTTTEQGGSLLDEILLETKLTPTDDGYDVAKRGIRALIGELLTPGHATEKVDKAFVDAMIAELDSKLSKQIDHILHHPDFQKLESAWRGLKFVVDRTDFRENIKVEVLNVSKEDLITDFEDAPEVTKSGLYKIAYTAEYGTFGGRPYGAIFSNYVFGPGPQDVALLQKVGAVSAMAHAPFFGAAGPQFFGEKNYLNLPNLKDLKSLFEGPQYTKWQAFRESEDARYVALLLPNFLLRLPYGANTAPTKAFDYSEDVVGNHTAYLWGNATYALATRVGDSFAKYRWCPNIVGPQAGGTVDNLPLHQYEAMGEVQTKIPTEVLISERREFELSEEGFISLVARKDSDNAAFFSANSVQKPKTFGQSPEGKDAELNYRLGTQLPYLFVANRIAHYLKVIQREQIGTAKERGDLENELNSWIKQYVADMDSITPAVRGKRPLRQAEIKVTDVEGNAGWYRVSMKIRPHFRYMGAFFTLSLVGKLDKE
- the tssB gene encoding type VI secretion system contractile sheath small subunit, with amino-acid sequence MAKEGSVAPQERVNITYKPSTGDAQAEVELPLKMLFVGDYTGRADERPLEDRKPISIDKDNFQSVLAEHNLQLSLNVPNTLVEGQEKAELAVNLQFKRLTDFGPEAVAERVPELRQLLELRRALTALKGPLGNVPAFRKKIQALIGDVTAREKLLSEVGVGKGEG
- the tssA gene encoding type VI secretion system protein TssA; protein product: MTTFDEEIRTRTAPYANPLSGAPTGSDLSYDPEFERVAAEIEKLSNLAGGSVDWMLVADDASRMLSERTKDFRLAGWLTVAKAQREGWRGVVEGLFAMQALVDGFWDNMFPPLKRARARAGVLSWLWETLEGIFTARAVSAADADALKALETLVSELDEKLGAKLGDLNPGVGRFRIVVREKVRALPAPPPPPPPKVEAPVQVQAPVAAPEPSTNGTNGTSAVPVAQVAAVAQVAAVAQAVQAVSVSVPSAPAAVPTGGSLEELQDAASKWQEGLLELAKAARATAPADPWPFRLLRVATWLTIDGPPEIDKGKKTYARSAPGDDWSNLSSYFEASNWQALVEAAETALASNPFWLDVHRYSAIALEKLERTDARDTVGREVVAFLTRMPKLEELEFSDEMPFASPETREWLAGERARWGAPGAGGALGGGKGAEIASAVVEALGGIGEGSDVAIAKVLRAGERSDMRSRFVGRLEVAKVALDKERYDLAQDLAELLLPEVTDTLEAWEPALAADALANCLRALQARNRDEGAVDERESQLFRRLLKLDPEAALRLRAS
- the tssK gene encoding type VI secretion system baseplate subunit TssK: MKPRKPLWTKGLFLAQHHLQAQDRYHERLLATRLESVLPYAWGVVELEIDEAALRAGQLRVSRLDAILPDGTPLMVGDGQVDDVLPSRPIDAFTGKNLTVYVALSREDGSTAAVDFSGDPAAMSRFIAAEARELDSATAKEERPVGWVRHNARLAFGAEPLDRFDALPVAELVRSASGAVALRDTFIPPVLRVGASRYLADGFRRVLATMIAKQQSLAQSRRLRSASVVDFQAQDAAKFWLLHTLNQTIPMIAEIVDKPETPPREAHSALAQLLGMLGTFDAEADPTSIPKYNHLGLGDVFDVMFNRVLKLLDTVIAERYVTVPLKVHERGLYTGEFRDPASLPYDYFLAVSGTGNISEPQIREHVPRLAKIASTARIESLMHSAVSGARIAHEYRVPAALPVKPGVLFFRIEKASDYWREILTTGGVAIYLPIDPSTVQLSLYGTEAQTLQ